Part of the Streptomyces sp. WMMC500 genome is shown below.
CGGACCGCGTCCCGTCCCGCTGCGCCCTCGGCTCCGGACGCGGCGCGCAGTTCGCGTCGCCGGGCGTGCGGCCGGTCAGCAGGTACGTGTCGACGTACGCGTTGACGCAGGCGTTCTCACCCCCGGCGAGCCCGTGCGACCCGGCGTCCTTCTCCGTCACCAGGTCCGCCGAGCCGCCCAGCCGCCGCGCGAGCTCCCGCGCGCCGTCGTACGGCGTGGCCGCGTCGCGCTCGGCGGCGAGCAGGAGCACCGGCGGCAGCTCACCCGCGGCCGTGCGCACGTCGAGGGGCTGCTGCCGCGGGCCGGCCCAGAACGCGCACGGCAGATTCATCCAGGCGTTCTCCCACGTCTCGAACGGCGCCACGCGCGCGAGCCGGCTGTTGTCGCGGTCCCAGGTCTCCCAGTCGGTCGGCCAGGGCGCGTCGTTGCACTCGACGGCGGTGTAGACGGCGTTGCCGTTCTCCTGCGCCGCGTTGTCCGACGGGTCGTCGGCGGCGAACTCCACCAGCGTCCGGGGCTTGCCGTCGAGGTAGTCCGCGAGCGCGCCGGCGGCCGGCGCCCAGTACCCGTCGTTGTACGCCGCCCGCAGGAAGCCCGCCTGCAACTGGGCCGTGCCGATCCGCCCGCCGGCGGGTTCCTTCTCGATCATCTTGCGGGCCCGCCGGTACGCCGCCGCCACCTCCCAGCGGCTGCGGCCGAGGCGGTAGACGTCGTCGTGCCTGGCGACCCACCGCTGCCAGTCGGCCCAGCGCTCCTCGAACGCGGCGGACTGGCGCAGGTTGCTGCCGTACCAGATCTGCCCCGGGTCGGGGTCGACCGGGCTGTCGAAGACCATGCGGCGCACGTGGCCGGGGTAGAGGGCGGCGTACAGGCTGCCGAAGTAGGTGCCGTAGGAGGCGCCGAGGTAGGTGAGCCTGCGCTCGCCGAGCGCGGCGCGCAGCACCTCGAGGTCGCGGGCGTTGTTCAGCGACGTGTAGTGCCGCAGGCCCGCGATCCGGGCGCAGCCGTCGGCGTACGCCCGCGCCTTCTGGATACGGGCGCGCTTCTCGCGCTCCGATGGGTGCTCGGAGGTGTTCGACGGCGCCTTCATGAACTCGTCGGGGTCCTGGCAGGACAGCGCGCCGGAGCGCTCGACGCCGCGCGGGGCGTAGCCGACGAAGTCGTACGCCTCGGCCAGCCGCCGCCACTCCGGGGACCGGCTCAGCAGCGGGAAGTAGGTGCCGGAGGCGCCGGGCCCGCCGGGGTTGAAGACGAGCTTGCCCTGCCGCTCGGCGCGCGGGCCGGTCGCGCCGATGTGGGTGACGGTGAGCCTGAGCTGCCGGCCGCCGGGGCGCGCGTAGTCCATCGGGACGGCGACGGTGCCGCACTCGACGGGCGCCGGCAGCCCCTCCGCCGCCGGGCAGGGGCCGAAGTCGACGCCGGCCCCGGCGGCACGGGCGGCGGCGACGGCGACCCCGCGGGCCTCGGGGCCCTCGGCCGCCCGGGAGACGGGCACGGCGGACCCCGTCCGGGCGGCGTCGGCGGCGGGGGCCGCGGCGAGGCCGGTGAGAGCGAGCGAACCGAGGATTCCGTACAGCACTGCTGCTCTCACGAAAGGCCCTTCCGGCGCGACGAACAGCCGCTCGGTGGCGGCGCGAGCAATGAGGGTGAAAGGAGGGTAAAAGTGATAATTATTGGCCGAGTTGCTGATGTAAAGGACCTCGGCGGGGGTGTCGCAGCGCGTCGGCCGCCGTCTACCGCGCGAGCGCCGCGCGCATCTCCGGGTCGGGCAGCGCCGCGGGCCCGCGCACGGCGAGCCCGGTCAGCGGCGAGTCCGCCTCGTCGAGGGTGGCGAGCAGCCCGCGGCCGTCGGGCGTGGCCCAGCGGGTGTACTCGCCGACCTCCAGCCGGGCTATCGCCAGACAGCCGCACACCAGGATCAGCGGCAGCACGAACCAGCCCGCGATCGGCTCCTCCGCCGGCGCCCGCAGCGCCAGCGCGGCGGTCCCGGCGCCGAGCACCACCACTCCCGCGACCCGTACGTGCCGCACGGCGGCGCGGACGGCGGACCGGATCGGCGCGGGTACCGCGAGCCCGGCCGCGGCGAGGCCGTCGTCGAGGTCACGCAGCGCGTCGGCGGAACAGGCGGCGGCGCGGATGGCC
Proteins encoded:
- a CDS encoding TIGR04222 domain-containing membrane protein, which translates into the protein MWVCFALVAWAAALLTCGRLVLVGSVAAAQPEAEPARVRGARELTLYEAAFLAGGPQRVVDVTLVSLARERRLLLAHTGWATVVESEGRDPVESAVIAAAGPGGQSTIPAIRAAACSADALRDLDDGLAAAGLAVPAPIRSAVRAAVRHVRVAGVVVLGAGTAALALRAPAEEPIAGWFVLPLILVCGCLAIARLEVGEYTRWATPDGRGLLATLDEADSPLTGLAVRGPAALPDPEMRAALAR
- a CDS encoding alpha/beta hydrolase — protein: MRAAVLYGILGSLALTGLAAAPAADAARTGSAVPVSRAAEGPEARGVAVAAARAAGAGVDFGPCPAAEGLPAPVECGTVAVPMDYARPGGRQLRLTVTHIGATGPRAERQGKLVFNPGGPGASGTYFPLLSRSPEWRRLAEAYDFVGYAPRGVERSGALSCQDPDEFMKAPSNTSEHPSEREKRARIQKARAYADGCARIAGLRHYTSLNNARDLEVLRAALGERRLTYLGASYGTYFGSLYAALYPGHVRRMVFDSPVDPDPGQIWYGSNLRQSAAFEERWADWQRWVARHDDVYRLGRSRWEVAAAYRRARKMIEKEPAGGRIGTAQLQAGFLRAAYNDGYWAPAAGALADYLDGKPRTLVEFAADDPSDNAAQENGNAVYTAVECNDAPWPTDWETWDRDNSRLARVAPFETWENAWMNLPCAFWAGPRQQPLDVRTAAGELPPVLLLAAERDAATPYDGARELARRLGGSADLVTEKDAGSHGLAGGENACVNAYVDTYLLTGRTPGDANCAPRPEPRAQRDGTRSVAPGTGGPAVG